The following proteins are co-located in the Micromonospora coriariae genome:
- a CDS encoding glycerophosphodiester phosphodiesterase, translating into MGGPLVFAHRGASYDLPEHTLAAYLRALDEGADGLECDVRLTRDGHLVCVHDRRLDRTSNGRGLVSARTLAELETLDFGSWHPGSAPSGDVPPDESHTRLLTLARLLDAVLAAGRPVRLLVETKHPSRYGSNVERRLVALLRRYGLADPAPDDPVQVTVMSFSPLAVRRVHELAPTLPTVLLLEVLPPWLRLGRLPFGTRIAGPGIGLVRSRPQLLPALRASGNEVYVWTVNDPADLELVLAAGVDGIITDRPAHALARLDR; encoded by the coding sequence ATGGGCGGGCCTCTGGTCTTCGCGCACCGCGGCGCCTCGTACGACCTTCCGGAACACACCCTCGCCGCCTACCTGCGTGCCCTCGACGAGGGCGCCGACGGCCTGGAGTGCGACGTCCGGCTGACCCGGGACGGGCATCTGGTCTGCGTGCACGACCGCCGACTGGACCGCACCAGCAACGGTCGCGGCCTGGTCAGCGCGCGTACGCTCGCCGAGCTGGAGACGCTGGACTTCGGCTCCTGGCACCCCGGCAGCGCGCCGAGCGGTGACGTGCCGCCCGACGAGTCACACACCCGGCTGCTGACCCTGGCCCGGCTGCTGGACGCGGTGCTGGCCGCCGGCCGCCCGGTCCGGCTGCTGGTGGAGACGAAGCACCCGTCCCGTTACGGTTCGAACGTGGAGCGGCGGCTGGTCGCCCTGCTGCGCCGGTACGGGCTGGCCGACCCGGCGCCGGACGACCCGGTCCAGGTCACCGTCATGTCGTTCTCCCCGCTGGCGGTCCGACGGGTGCACGAGCTGGCCCCGACGCTGCCCACTGTGCTGTTGCTGGAGGTGCTGCCGCCCTGGCTCCGCCTGGGGCGGCTGCCGTTCGGCACGCGCATCGCCGGGCCGGGCATCGGCCTGGTCCGGTCTCGCCCGCAACTGCTGCCCGCGCTGCGTGCGTCCGGCAACGAGGTGTACGTCTGGACGGTCAACGACCCGGCGGATCTGGAGCTGGTCCTGGCCGCCGGGGTGGACGGGATCATCACCGATCGCCCGGCACACGCCCTGGCCCGGCTGGACCGCTGA
- a CDS encoding rhodanese-like domain-containing protein, with product MFGPQVPTVPVTEIADDTYLLDVREDDEWAAGHAPGAHHLPMMELPARLAEVPTDRDVAVICRSGGRSAQVVAYLVNNGWEQVRNADGGMRQWAAVGRPVVDANGQPGQVI from the coding sequence GTGTTCGGACCCCAGGTTCCCACCGTGCCCGTGACCGAGATCGCCGACGACACCTACCTGCTGGATGTGCGGGAAGACGACGAGTGGGCGGCCGGCCACGCTCCCGGCGCCCACCACCTGCCGATGATGGAACTGCCGGCGCGGCTGGCCGAGGTGCCGACCGACCGGGACGTGGCGGTCATCTGCCGCTCCGGCGGGCGCTCCGCCCAGGTCGTCGCCTACCTGGTCAACAACGGCTGGGAGCAGGTACGCAACGCCGACGGCGGGATGCGCCAGTGGGCCGCCGTCGGCCGCCCGGTGGTCGACGCCAACGGGCAGCCCGGCCAGGTCATCTGA
- a CDS encoding LCP family glycopolymer transferase, with product MAKEILLDLDARTDRTDLDGPLNYLLVGSDRRPGGSGPDQRSDTILIVHVPAGRREAYLVSIPRDLLVAIPPTNGFPGGQDKINAAYEHGGGGQAGTRLLSATLARLTGIRFDGAALIDFSGFRKVIDLLGGVRMCVDTEVRSIHTNRVFPTGCRQMDGAEALDYVRQRYDLPGGDYDRQHHQQQLLKAMLDRAGQADLRSNPVKLDQVLRAVGGSLTVDTNGVPLEDLLLALRALPADGLRGVQVPSSPQTIGEVSYVVLDNGGNGLFEAVRGTRVPAWAQANPRWVTRL from the coding sequence GTGGCCAAGGAGATCCTGCTCGACCTCGACGCCCGCACCGACCGGACGGACCTGGACGGGCCGCTCAACTACCTGCTGGTCGGCTCCGACCGCCGCCCCGGCGGCAGCGGGCCGGACCAACGCTCGGACACCATCCTCATCGTGCACGTGCCCGCTGGGCGCCGGGAGGCGTACCTGGTCTCCATCCCGCGTGACCTGCTGGTCGCCATCCCGCCGACAAACGGCTTCCCCGGCGGCCAGGACAAGATCAATGCGGCGTACGAGCACGGCGGCGGCGGGCAGGCCGGCACCCGGTTGCTCTCCGCCACTCTGGCCCGACTCACCGGGATCCGGTTCGACGGTGCCGCGCTCATCGACTTCTCCGGCTTCCGGAAGGTGATCGACCTGCTCGGTGGGGTGCGGATGTGCGTGGACACCGAGGTCCGCTCCATCCACACCAACCGGGTCTTCCCCACCGGCTGTCGGCAGATGGATGGCGCGGAGGCACTGGACTACGTACGGCAGCGCTACGACCTGCCCGGCGGCGACTACGACCGGCAGCACCACCAGCAGCAACTGCTCAAGGCGATGCTGGACCGGGCTGGCCAGGCGGATCTGCGCAGCAACCCGGTCAAGCTGGACCAGGTGCTCCGGGCGGTCGGCGGTTCGTTGACCGTCGACACCAACGGCGTACCCCTGGAGGACCTGCTCCTCGCGCTGCGCGCGCTGCCGGCCGACGGGTTGCGGGGTGTCCAGGTGCCCTCGTCCCCGCAGACCATCGGCGAGGTCTCGTACGTGGTGCTGGACAACGGCGGCAACGGGCTCTTCGAGGCCGTACGCGGCACCAGGGTGCCGGCCTGGGCTCAGGCCAACCCACGGTGGGTGACCCGGTTGTGA
- a CDS encoding LCP family protein, translating to MQPGRAGGGPGGRPPGGGGRSGGGPAKKRPKRRDPLWARLTVIFGAVLMLSSGVGIVGSKVLISQATGDIAQRNLLGDAGKSDAEGGASLDGPIDMLLLGVDARERWAADNVRSDSIIILHIPASHDQAYLISIPRDTEAQIPAFPKSGFGGDTDKINAAFQAGARNGGGWEGGAQLMAQTIKRLTGVSFDGAAIINFGGFKNVIDTLGTVKICVSHEVKSKHMSFVDGEPMWNADAKKTGKQMTPVVHKKGCQEMEGWAALDYARQRYGLPGGDYDRQQNQQQLIKAMARKATDGGALTNPAKLQQLTKAAGKALVLDTGGVAIEKFIFTMRGVTSRDLTMLKTNNGTFNGNGNQRETLNEETMEMFRAMKQDKLGEFVFAHPEMISSRK from the coding sequence ATGCAGCCGGGCCGCGCGGGCGGCGGTCCGGGTGGTCGCCCGCCCGGCGGCGGTGGCCGCTCCGGAGGCGGGCCGGCGAAGAAGCGCCCGAAGCGCAGGGATCCGCTCTGGGCTCGGCTGACGGTGATCTTCGGTGCCGTGCTGATGCTCAGCAGCGGAGTGGGCATCGTCGGTAGCAAGGTGCTGATCAGCCAGGCGACCGGGGACATCGCCCAGCGGAACCTGCTCGGTGACGCGGGTAAGTCCGACGCCGAGGGCGGCGCGAGCCTGGACGGTCCGATCGACATGCTGCTGCTCGGCGTGGACGCGCGGGAGCGCTGGGCCGCGGACAACGTCCGGTCGGACAGCATCATCATCCTGCACATCCCGGCCTCCCACGACCAGGCGTACCTGATCTCCATCCCCCGGGACACCGAGGCACAGATCCCGGCGTTCCCGAAGAGCGGGTTCGGCGGTGACACCGACAAGATCAATGCCGCTTTCCAGGCCGGCGCCCGCAACGGTGGCGGCTGGGAGGGCGGGGCTCAGTTGATGGCGCAGACGATCAAGCGGCTCACCGGAGTCAGCTTCGACGGTGCGGCGATCATCAACTTCGGTGGCTTCAAGAACGTCATCGACACCCTCGGCACCGTGAAGATCTGCGTGAGCCACGAGGTCAAGTCGAAGCACATGTCGTTCGTCGACGGCGAGCCGATGTGGAACGCCGACGCCAAGAAGACCGGCAAGCAGATGACTCCGGTGGTGCACAAGAAGGGCTGCCAGGAGATGGAGGGCTGGGCGGCCCTGGACTACGCCCGGCAACGCTACGGGCTCCCCGGTGGTGACTACGACCGCCAGCAGAATCAGCAGCAGCTGATCAAGGCGATGGCCCGCAAGGCCACCGACGGCGGCGCGCTGACCAACCCGGCGAAGCTCCAGCAGCTGACCAAGGCGGCCGGCAAGGCGCTGGTGCTGGACACCGGCGGCGTGGCGATCGAGAAGTTCATCTTCACCATGCGCGGGGTGACCTCGAGGGACCTGACCATGCTCAAGACCAACAACGGCACGTTCAACGGGAACGGCAATCAGCGCGAGACGTTGAACGAGGAGACCATGGAGATGTTCCGGGCGATGAAGCAGGACAAGCTGGGCGAATTTGTCTTCGCCCACCCGGAGATGATCTCAAGCCGGAAGTGA
- a CDS encoding LCP family protein translates to MSATSSAGVPHPYLHRSAGRASVPGPDRGASGRTRPSEARWYPSPDEERPRPGGPEGPRGPGGPGGTGGAGGPDRRGPRPRWGRIGLVAGIAVLVLALLGGIGAWLYARNLDGDLARTDPFAEITGGRPVKTVDGALNILLVGSDSRDPDAPVDTKSQWRADTIIVMHIPADHQEAYLVSIPRDLYVPIPESAGADCGSGQRAKINAAFAFGGLPLAVRTVECFTDVRIDHVMAIDFAGFKQVTDALGGVDLKVERTVTSIHKPYRTFTKGTNHMDGAEALDWIRQRKQFPDGDFARMRHQQEFLRALLDKAASTGTLANPKKLHDFLQSVTAAATVDEGFSVTDMALQFRNLRGQNLTFVTSPNSGSDTINGESVVVSDREKALAMYRAMSADTMADWVKANQPKGTEGG, encoded by the coding sequence ATGTCAGCGACCTCGTCTGCCGGCGTTCCGCACCCGTACCTGCACCGCAGCGCCGGGCGCGCCTCCGTGCCCGGCCCCGACCGGGGCGCCTCCGGACGTACCCGGCCGAGCGAGGCACGCTGGTATCCGTCGCCCGACGAGGAGCGGCCCCGGCCGGGCGGCCCGGAGGGGCCGCGTGGGCCCGGAGGACCAGGTGGAACGGGTGGTGCCGGCGGGCCGGACCGGCGCGGCCCACGGCCACGCTGGGGTCGGATCGGCCTGGTGGCCGGGATCGCCGTGCTGGTGCTGGCCCTGCTCGGCGGCATCGGCGCGTGGCTGTACGCGCGCAACCTCGACGGCGACCTGGCCCGGACCGACCCGTTCGCGGAGATCACCGGTGGCCGACCGGTCAAGACCGTCGACGGCGCGCTGAACATCCTGCTGGTGGGCAGCGACTCTCGGGACCCGGACGCGCCGGTCGACACGAAGAGCCAGTGGCGCGCCGACACGATCATCGTGATGCACATTCCGGCCGACCACCAGGAGGCGTACCTGGTCTCCATCCCTCGTGACCTCTACGTGCCGATCCCGGAGAGCGCCGGCGCGGACTGCGGCTCCGGCCAGCGCGCGAAGATCAATGCGGCGTTCGCGTTCGGCGGGCTGCCGCTCGCGGTCCGCACCGTGGAGTGCTTCACCGACGTCCGGATCGACCACGTGATGGCGATCGACTTCGCCGGCTTCAAGCAGGTCACCGACGCCCTCGGCGGCGTCGACCTGAAGGTGGAGCGGACCGTCACCTCGATCCACAAGCCGTACCGGACGTTCACCAAGGGCACCAACCACATGGATGGCGCGGAGGCGTTGGACTGGATCCGCCAGCGCAAGCAGTTCCCGGACGGGGACTTCGCCCGGATGCGGCACCAGCAGGAGTTCCTCCGGGCGCTGCTGGACAAGGCGGCGAGCACGGGCACGCTGGCGAACCCGAAGAAGCTCCACGACTTCCTCCAGTCGGTGACCGCCGCCGCCACCGTCGACGAGGGCTTCTCGGTGACGGACATGGCGCTGCAGTTCCGCAACCTGCGCGGCCAGAACCTCACCTTCGTGACCAGCCCGAACTCGGGCAGCGACACGATCAACGGCGAGTCGGTGGTGGTCTCCGACCGGGAGAAGGCGCTGGCGATGTACCGGGCCATGTCGGCGGACACCATGGCGGACTGGGTCAAGGCCAACCAGCCCAAGGGCACCGAGGGCGGCTGA
- a CDS encoding NAD-dependent epimerase/dehydratase family protein, whose translation MKVAERYGSGHRILVTGGAGFVPSHLVDALIARGCTVVALDNFVTGSKENVAHLLDRPTFTLVEADISEGLPTHHPALAERFDAILHMASPASPTDFAHLPVEILRVGSVGTLHLLDRAVADGARFLMASTSEAYGDPKEHPQRETYWGNVNPIGVRSVYDEAKRFSEAATMAYHRHRGLDAAIVRIFNTYGPRMRPDDGRAIPTFISQALRGEPLTVHGTGNQTRSICFVEDLVRGILLLLDSTETGPINCGTEHELTMRQLAELIVSLSDSSSEVTYITRSSDDPEMRRPDLTLARELLGYEPTVAPEDGLRRTIEHFRARLG comes from the coding sequence ATGAAGGTTGCTGAGCGCTACGGTTCCGGTCACCGCATTCTCGTCACCGGCGGCGCCGGTTTCGTCCCGTCGCACCTGGTGGACGCCCTGATCGCGCGGGGTTGCACGGTGGTGGCGCTGGACAACTTCGTCACCGGGTCGAAGGAGAACGTCGCCCACCTGCTGGACCGGCCGACCTTCACCCTGGTCGAGGCGGACATCTCCGAGGGTCTGCCGACGCACCACCCGGCGCTGGCCGAGCGGTTCGACGCGATCCTGCACATGGCCTCGCCGGCCAGCCCCACCGATTTCGCCCACCTGCCGGTGGAGATCCTGCGGGTCGGCTCGGTGGGCACCCTGCACCTGCTGGACCGCGCGGTCGCCGACGGCGCCCGGTTCCTGATGGCCTCCACCTCCGAGGCGTACGGGGACCCGAAGGAGCACCCGCAGCGCGAGACCTACTGGGGCAACGTCAACCCGATCGGGGTACGCAGCGTCTACGACGAGGCGAAGCGCTTCTCCGAGGCGGCCACCATGGCGTACCACCGGCACCGCGGGCTCGACGCGGCGATCGTCCGGATCTTCAACACGTACGGCCCGCGGATGCGCCCCGACGACGGCCGGGCCATCCCGACCTTCATCTCCCAGGCGCTGCGCGGCGAGCCGCTCACCGTGCACGGCACCGGCAACCAGACCAGGTCCATCTGTTTCGTCGAGGACCTGGTGCGAGGCATCCTGCTGCTGCTCGACTCGACCGAGACCGGTCCGATCAACTGCGGCACCGAGCATGAGCTCACCATGCGGCAACTGGCTGAGTTGATCGTGTCGCTCTCCGACAGCAGCTCGGAAGTGACGTACATCACTCGAAGCTCGGATGACCCGGAGATGCGCCGCCCGGACCTGACCCTCGCCCGCGAACTGCTCGGATACGAGCCGACCGTGGCGCCCGAAGACGGCCTGCGACGCACGATCGAGCACTTCCGGGCGCGGCTAGGGTAA
- a CDS encoding solute symporter family protein — MKTVLAANPLLAAEAGSHTARNLTITLFLVFVAVTLAITVWASRQTKTATDFYAGGRSFSGFQNGMAIGGDYMSAASFLGIAGIIALYGYDGFLYSIGFLVAWLVALLLVAELLRNSGRYTMADVLAFRMRQRPVRTAAAVSTITVSIFYLLAQMVGAGALVALLLGIRPGTTFLGMDADAAKIATIIMVGALMIIYVTVGGMKGTTYVQIVKAFLLMSGAIVMTLLVLAKYKFNLSSLLGDAADASGKGAAFLEPGLRYGVETPGDALKTFYSKMDLLSLGIALVLGTAGLPHILIRFYTVPTAKAARKSVLWAIGIIGTFYLLTLALGFGAAALVGSEAITAQDKAGNTAAPQLAEALGIDFLGGDVGGAALLAIIAAVAFATILAVVAGLTLASSSSLAHDFYANVMKKGEASERQEVRVARISALVIGAVSIALSIFAQNLNVAFLVALAFAVAASGNLPAILYSLFWRRFNTSGAVWAIYGGLLSAVLLVFFSPVVSGAATSMFPDHDWQWFPLSNPGILSIPFGFLCGWIGTLLSKEHDEDKYAELEVRALTGAGAH; from the coding sequence ATGAAGACGGTCCTCGCGGCTAACCCGCTCCTGGCGGCTGAGGCGGGCAGCCACACCGCCCGCAACCTGACCATCACGCTCTTCCTGGTCTTCGTGGCCGTGACCCTGGCCATCACCGTCTGGGCCAGCCGGCAGACCAAGACCGCGACCGACTTCTACGCGGGCGGCCGGTCCTTCTCCGGCTTCCAGAACGGCATGGCGATCGGTGGCGACTACATGTCGGCCGCCTCGTTCCTCGGCATCGCCGGCATCATCGCGCTCTACGGCTACGACGGCTTCCTCTACTCCATCGGCTTCCTGGTCGCCTGGCTGGTCGCCCTGCTGCTGGTCGCGGAGCTGCTGCGCAACTCCGGCCGGTACACGATGGCCGACGTCCTGGCGTTCCGGATGCGCCAGCGTCCGGTGCGTACGGCGGCGGCGGTCTCCACCATCACGGTGTCGATCTTCTACCTGCTGGCCCAGATGGTCGGCGCCGGCGCCCTGGTGGCGCTGCTGCTGGGGATCAGGCCGGGGACCACCTTCCTCGGCATGGACGCGGACGCCGCGAAGATCGCCACCATCATCATGGTCGGCGCCCTCATGATCATCTACGTCACCGTGGGCGGCATGAAGGGCACCACCTACGTGCAGATCGTCAAGGCGTTCCTGCTGATGAGCGGCGCGATCGTCATGACGCTGCTGGTGCTCGCCAAGTACAAGTTCAACCTCTCGTCGCTGCTCGGCGACGCCGCGGACGCCTCCGGCAAGGGAGCCGCCTTCCTGGAACCCGGGCTTCGCTACGGGGTGGAGACACCCGGTGACGCGCTGAAGACCTTCTACAGCAAGATGGACCTGCTCTCGCTCGGCATCGCCCTGGTGCTCGGCACCGCCGGCCTTCCGCACATCCTGATCCGCTTCTACACGGTGCCGACCGCGAAGGCGGCCCGTAAGAGCGTGCTCTGGGCGATCGGCATCATCGGCACCTTCTACCTGCTCACCCTGGCCCTGGGCTTCGGCGCCGCGGCACTGGTCGGCAGCGAGGCGATCACCGCACAGGACAAGGCGGGCAACACGGCAGCGCCACAGCTGGCCGAGGCGCTCGGCATCGACTTCCTCGGCGGCGACGTGGGTGGGGCGGCTCTGCTGGCGATCATCGCGGCGGTCGCCTTCGCCACGATCCTGGCGGTGGTCGCCGGGTTGACCCTGGCCTCCTCGTCCAGCCTGGCGCACGACTTCTACGCGAACGTCATGAAGAAGGGTGAGGCGTCGGAGCGCCAGGAGGTACGGGTCGCCCGGATCTCCGCCCTGGTGATCGGCGCCGTCTCGATCGCCTTGTCGATCTTCGCGCAGAACCTGAACGTGGCGTTCCTGGTGGCGCTGGCGTTCGCGGTGGCCGCCTCGGGCAACCTGCCGGCGATCCTCTACAGCCTGTTCTGGCGGCGGTTCAACACCTCCGGCGCGGTGTGGGCGATCTACGGTGGTCTGCTCTCGGCCGTACTGCTGGTGTTCTTCTCGCCGGTGGTCTCCGGGGCGGCGACGTCGATGTTCCCGGATCACGACTGGCAGTGGTTCCCGCTGTCCAACCCGGGCATCCTCTCCATTCCGTTCGGTTTCCTGTGCGGCTGGATCGGCACCCTCCTTTCCAAGGAGCACGACGAGGACAAGTACGCGGAGCTGGAGGTCCGCGCCCTGACCGGCGCCGGTGCCCACTGA
- a CDS encoding DUF485 domain-containing protein, which translates to MSTDTPAPTASQPDRYLAVQRSDEFAGLRRALRGFVFPMTVAFFLWYALYVILSAYARDFMGTKLFGSNINVALVFGLLQFVSTFVIAWLYSRYADRKIDPVADRIRAEIGEVTHEDGPRG; encoded by the coding sequence ATGTCCACGGACACACCCGCGCCGACCGCTTCCCAGCCGGACAGATACCTGGCCGTACAACGGTCGGACGAGTTCGCCGGGCTGCGGCGCGCGCTGCGCGGCTTCGTCTTCCCGATGACCGTCGCGTTCTTCCTGTGGTATGCGCTCTACGTCATTCTCTCCGCGTACGCCCGGGACTTCATGGGCACGAAGCTGTTCGGCAGCAACATCAACGTCGCGCTGGTCTTCGGCCTGCTCCAGTTCGTCTCCACGTTCGTGATCGCCTGGCTCTACTCCCGGTACGCGGACCGGAAGATCGACCCGGTCGCCGACCGGATCCGTGCCGAGATCGGGGAGGTGACCCATGAAGACGGTCCTCGCGGCTAA
- a CDS encoding ABC transporter permease — MSTAAAPAGPVRAVSARHFLRLKLRVMGNSFRGQGWRLAMFIGGALVGLWFAASGFFLFAVPAMTGNGRYAMLVAAGGGGLLVLGWLLLPLVFFGVDETLDPARFALLPLPRRTLVIGLFAAALVSVSALAMLIATFGLVLTAWRLGGWSAGMVAVVGVVAGMLLCVAASRAVTSAFASMLRSRRVRDLAAVLLAVAAALLGPLQIFGLAALRETDWDRLTGLATVIGWTPFGAPWTAGIDVAQGRVWAAPVKLLITVVALGALLAWWSRSLESAMVGAVSSGRAPARRGATGGAVAQLFPRITGRMRRDRFGALVAREARYWWRDARRRANLITIAVVGIFVPVMTNLGGAGFAGGEQGMTLSASDSSPVLVTISMLFVGVLASVTLANQFGFDGSAYAANVVAGVPGRVELRARMAAFSLYVLPMLTVVAVALSLLLGHPGWIGLTAGSLAATYGAGLAVSSFVSVLGAYSLPETSNPFAMNTGAGMAKGLLTLLAMVVAAIAGVPMVVAAALLGDAWLWLALPVGAAYGLGAALLGAYLAGDVLDRRLPELLATVTPRR; from the coding sequence ATGAGCACCGCCGCCGCGCCCGCCGGGCCGGTCCGAGCCGTCTCCGCCCGGCACTTCCTGCGGCTGAAGCTGCGGGTGATGGGCAACAGCTTCCGTGGCCAGGGCTGGCGGCTCGCGATGTTCATCGGCGGCGCGCTGGTCGGGCTCTGGTTCGCCGCCAGCGGCTTCTTCCTCTTCGCCGTGCCGGCCATGACGGGCAACGGCCGGTACGCGATGCTGGTCGCGGCGGGCGGTGGCGGGCTGCTGGTGCTCGGCTGGCTGCTGCTGCCGCTGGTCTTCTTCGGGGTCGACGAGACACTGGACCCGGCCCGGTTCGCTCTGCTGCCCCTGCCCCGCCGCACGCTTGTCATCGGCCTGTTCGCCGCGGCCCTGGTCAGCGTGTCGGCGCTGGCGATGCTGATCGCGACGTTCGGGTTGGTGCTCACCGCCTGGAGGCTGGGTGGTTGGTCCGCCGGGATGGTGGCCGTCGTCGGTGTGGTCGCCGGGATGCTGCTCTGTGTGGCCGCCAGCCGCGCGGTGACCAGCGCCTTCGCCAGCATGCTGCGGTCGCGCCGGGTGCGTGACCTGGCGGCTGTCCTGCTGGCGGTGGCGGCCGCGCTGCTCGGTCCGTTGCAGATCTTCGGCCTGGCCGCGCTGCGCGAGACGGACTGGGACCGGCTGACCGGGTTGGCGACCGTGATCGGGTGGACGCCGTTCGGCGCACCCTGGACCGCCGGCATCGACGTGGCCCAGGGGCGGGTCTGGGCTGCTCCGGTCAAGCTGCTGATCACCGTGGTCGCGCTCGGTGCCCTGCTGGCCTGGTGGTCACGGTCGCTGGAGTCGGCGATGGTGGGGGCGGTCAGCTCCGGCCGGGCGCCGGCCCGGCGAGGCGCCACAGGTGGCGCGGTCGCCCAGCTGTTTCCCCGGATCACCGGCCGGATGCGGCGGGACCGGTTCGGCGCCCTGGTCGCCCGGGAGGCCCGCTACTGGTGGCGGGACGCTCGCCGCCGGGCCAACCTGATCACGATCGCGGTGGTCGGCATCTTCGTGCCGGTCATGACCAACCTCGGCGGTGCGGGCTTCGCCGGGGGCGAGCAGGGCATGACGCTGAGTGCCAGCGACAGCTCACCGGTACTGGTCACCATCTCCATGCTCTTCGTCGGTGTGCTCGCCTCGGTCACCCTGGCCAACCAGTTCGGCTTCGACGGCAGCGCGTACGCGGCGAACGTGGTGGCCGGGGTGCCCGGCCGGGTCGAGCTGCGCGCGCGGATGGCGGCCTTCTCGTTGTACGTGCTGCCGATGCTGACTGTCGTCGCGGTGGCGCTGTCGCTGCTGCTCGGCCACCCGGGCTGGATCGGGCTGACCGCCGGCAGCCTGGCGGCCACCTACGGTGCGGGGCTGGCGGTGAGCAGCTTCGTGTCGGTGCTCGGGGCATATTCGCTGCCGGAGACGAGCAACCCGTTCGCGATGAACACTGGTGCGGGCATGGCGAAGGGCCTGCTCACCCTGCTGGCCATGGTCGTCGCGGCGATCGCCGGGGTGCCGATGGTGGTGGCCGCGGCACTGCTCGGTGACGCCTGGCTCTGGTTGGCCCTGCCGGTCGGCGCGGCGTACGGGCTGGGCGCGGCGCTGCTGGGCGCGTACCTGGCCGGCGACGTGCTGGACCGGCGACTGCCCGAGTTGCTGGCCACGGTCACGCCGCGCCGTTGA
- a CDS encoding ABC transporter ATP-binding protein, with product MTGEHPALALRGLAKRFDGTIAVAGVDLDVPAGSFYGLLGPNGAGKTTTLSMAVGLLRPDAGSAWVLGHDVWRDPVAAKRLLGVMPDGVRLFDRLTGAELLAYNGLLRGMDPAVVDQRAAELLDVLALGDAGRTLVVDYSAGMKKKIGLACALLHGPRVLVLDEPFEAVDPVSAALIRDILTRYAAGGGTVVFSSHVMEVVERLCSHVAILAEGTIKRVGTIGEVRGDRSLEQVFVEVVGGRTATGEELSWLSR from the coding sequence ATGACTGGTGAGCATCCCGCGCTGGCGCTGCGTGGTCTGGCGAAGCGGTTCGATGGCACGATCGCGGTGGCCGGCGTCGACCTCGACGTCCCCGCCGGCTCCTTCTACGGCCTGCTCGGCCCGAACGGCGCCGGCAAGACCACCACGCTGTCGATGGCGGTCGGGCTGTTGCGGCCCGATGCCGGTTCGGCCTGGGTGCTCGGGCACGACGTGTGGCGGGATCCGGTGGCGGCCAAGCGGCTGCTCGGCGTGATGCCGGACGGGGTCCGGCTGTTCGACCGGCTGACCGGGGCGGAGCTGCTGGCGTACAACGGGCTGTTGCGTGGGATGGACCCGGCGGTGGTCGACCAGCGGGCCGCGGAGCTGCTGGACGTGCTGGCGCTCGGCGACGCCGGCCGGACGCTGGTGGTGGACTACTCGGCGGGTATGAAGAAGAAGATCGGCCTGGCCTGCGCGCTGCTGCACGGCCCCCGGGTGCTGGTGCTGGACGAGCCGTTCGAGGCGGTCGACCCCGTCTCCGCCGCGCTGATCCGGGACATCCTCACCCGGTACGCGGCCGGCGGCGGCACAGTGGTCTTCTCCAGTCACGTGATGGAGGTCGTCGAGCGGCTCTGCTCGCACGTGGCGATTCTCGCCGAGGGCACCATCAAGCGGGTCGGCACGATCGGGGAGGTCCGCGGCGACCGCTCGCTGGAGCAGGTCTTCGTCGAGGTGGTCGGCGGGCGTACCGCGACCGGTGAGGAGCTGTCGTGGCTCTCCCGATGA